In Phragmites australis chromosome 18, lpPhrAust1.1, whole genome shotgun sequence, the genomic window CGCGTACCGTGTCACGACGCCGCTGTTTGCGACCTCCTCCGTGGGGCTCCCGCCCTGGCTCTCCGCAGCTGTGCCGTGCGCCGGGAAGCGCACTAGTATCGTCGGGTACGTCGCCGTCTGTGACAACCCCGCCGAGGTCCGCCGCATGGGCCGCCGCGACATCGTCATCGCGCTCCGCGGCACCTGCACCGTCCTCGAGTGGGCCGAGAACGTACGCGCCGGCCTCGTCCAGGCAACTGATAACGCCATTGCCTCGCCAGACTCGTCCAATGCGAAGGTGGAATGCGGGTTCTGGAATCTCTACAAGACCGCCGGCGACCGCTCGCCGAGCTTGTCGGAGATGGTCGTGTCCGAAGTGCGCAGGCTACTCAACAAGTACAAGGGGGAGGAGGTGAGCGTCACGGTCACGGGGCACAGCCTGGGCGCCGCGCTGGCGGTGCTCATCGCCGACGAGCTTGCGGGCGGCGTCGCGGGCCGAGCGCAGGCGCCGGTGGCGGTGTTCTCGTTCGGCGGGCCGCGGGTGGGCAACCGCGCTTTCGCGGAGCGTGTGGAGGCCCGGGGCGCGCGGGTTCTCCGCCTGGTGAACGCGCACGACGTCGTGCCGCGCTTCCCGCCCGGCCTGCCCCTGCCAGGCTACGCCGACGTCGGCCGCGAGCTGCGCCTCGACAGCCGCGCGTCGCCGTACCTCCgccccgacgccgacgccgcgtGCTGCCACGACCTCGAGGCCTACATCCACCTCGTCGACGGCTTCCTCGGATCGCATTGCCCGTTTCGTGCCAACGCGAAGCGCAGCATCCTGCGGCTCGTCAAGAACCAGGGCGGCAACGTCAAGCAGCTCTACATCAGCAAGGCAAGGGACATGCACATCCAGCTCGAAGGGGGCACCGACATGCCCGGCTCGCTGCTCAGCAGCGTCGACATGCCCGGCACGGCGAGCACCGTGGTGGAGTGTGTGCACTGACGGCCACGACGGCGATGCGAGCTTTTCTTGACTTGCATACGTCGGCGGCAAAAAATTGTTTGGTCAACAGATAGTGGTTGACTTTGGCcctttttaactttttttagtATTTGGTCTCAACTTTTACCAAGTACaaaatatgttttgttgttgGTTTGTGTATTCACCAAACATGGAACTGGTATGGTACATGAAAAAGATTTGTACATATGAAGATTTATTGATTACTTGTTTAAAGGAAAAATGGTTCTATTACGTCGTTTTAAATAAAATACGGTCTCTAATGTATAGCTTTGACcactattatatattttaaaaaattcattaaatttgagatattatgaaaatatttttcaagataaatctacacatatgattttaaggttttcaaactaaatattctaaaaactattgttttaaaattttaactgaatcttttttaaaatgatatgtatttatgactagAGTGAGTATCTtacaaagtgaaaaaaaattatccttGTGGCACCAATAGTAATTAGCTGCAGAAAAGTTCCAATTTTTTTCCTTCATTGTGATGCAATAAAATTGCTTGTATTAACCGATATATACATTAGAGAAACGAATGTACTAGCACAAAAGGATTATAAGGAAAGATCAGCAATGGGTATAAAAAAATCGATACTAGCTTACTCATTGGCTCTACATGAGAATCCAAAGTCAACCCTTAGATAGTGTAGACCCTCCTCGTGTGGGGACGAATGGACGATGGTATGAGAGCCTGTTTGGATGATGAGCATTAGGTCCAATCCTCTTAAACTCTAGCGGTAAACTGAACTAATCTCAGTACATATCCAATGATCAAAGAGACTTGGTCTAATCCCTCCTGGTTATTCAAGCATGGCCTAAGTGGTTGCATTACACAACTGAAGGTAGCCATATTGGGATTAAaatcttgctgaaattttgtgaattttgggAGTTTTAGAGGGGAAAGAAATATCTCATTCCAAAATTTTTTATCATTGACATGTGGAACCGTAGAGCAAAGGAAAAGAAATTCACGAAAACTCTTTCTGTCGGTAaacgaaaaaattgtaaaacgaaattaaaatcTTAATCTTTGCCCACAAGTCTCTCCATCCTCCCAATGCTAAGACAGTGCAAAGGCTGAAGGAGAAATTGAGGCCAGGAATCGCCTGCAGAGTTGAGAAAATGGTCCCTCTCTGGGCGGGAGGTGTGCAAGTCAAGTTACTTGACGCCACCAAAAGTCAGAAGGAACGGTACCAGCAAATCTTCGAAACACTGGCGCCGAGCCGGCCTGACCTGACCAATCCGGATCCACACCCGTACTCGTATTCGTCTCGCGATTTGACTGGCGATAACGAGAAGATCTACAAATCACGAGCATGTTAGCTGCCAGAAGTATTCCATCTCGACAAGCCAGAACTTCAATAGTGAATGGATCATTGATATActaatatttctttgattgagcTGCTATGAAATCCCTCTTCCATTTCGAATAACAACACCCGAGCCCGAATGACTGCCATTCATGTGAACAGATCCATCAGTATTCACCTTAAACCAATATGCATCAGGCTGCCTCCATTTTTGCGAATTTGTCACATAAATATGATTTCCATGGGTCAGATCAAGATTGGTCGTCATCTCCTCGATCCATTCAGTCATTCGTTCAGGCGTGTATTGCTTTTCTCCATGAACTAGATTATTTCGCGAATTCTAGATTGCCCACATCATCGTAACCACAACATCAGCCTGTGTTGTTTGGTTTGCTTTTTTTCGTAGAGTCAGGCTTGGATGTGAGGGTGCTTGGTTGCTTGGATTATGGATTGGCTCGCATTGTTAGAGAAAGGTGGAGGATGTGTTTAATTGGTTGTGTGACATACATAGATATAGTGATCTTGGCCTTCCATTTGTGAGATTACCAGCAGCCGTAGATTGAGAAAATGACTAAGACCCGTTTATGACAGCTTCTCACCCTGTTTCTCATGGGGAAAAACGATTTTGGTCCCCAAACAGTGCGCTTCTCGCCAGCTTTCACTAGACGCAATTCTTGGACGATGCCCTGGTTACACATATAAGCAGAAGCGGGTGAAAAGGCAATTCTCTAGGGTTTCGATCTTGAGACCGCACATTTTGATTACAGCTAGGCTAACTGACACCTTATGTCCCTACCTCATTTCTTTGTTTTATATCAAAGTTtaaatttgtttattttttgtccattttttgaatattttgaatttatttgaattgattttaatAAAACCGATATGTCATGTTTACCCGTGATTTTcggtaaattttattttctgGTAAATAAATCCTACGCAGATTTAACACAAATCCAAAACTGTTTATATCGCTGAATCAAAGTTTACAACAAGGTTTCAAAGTCACAGTTCCAGCTAGAATTGGACAACAATCAATGCATCGAGGCGTCAAAGCCAAGTTTATATCAAGTTTTCAAAGCCAATCGCAAAATATGACAATAAGCAAGCAGAGGGAAGAGGCGAGAACCGATTCAAAAAACTCTGAAATCCAAAGAGTCTTCCAGTCTAATACATCGCGGTAACAGAGAACCATTTCTTCGAGTACGCTAGCTCTCCCTTGGCGTGGGGCTTGCCCTTGATCTGTGCACCCACCTGGTGCAGTAGCTATCGATCGTCAGTGGTGAAGACCATGACTGCTGCTACATGGACTGTGTGCGTCTCAGTTAGATAGAGACAGGGAGCGAG contains:
- the LOC133899530 gene encoding phospholipase A1-Ibeta2, chloroplastic-like yields the protein MSTAAAPPPQTLHRPAVTTRVAAAPSNSVHLANLESLFRNRGADEGGTDKTAAALQPVEGRRRQQPLLRLPSFLARIRGEAVREETAPALSPRRLERLLQPVAPDGPSPRGNIAAAWRRLHGEDGWRGLLDPLHPDLRREIVRYGEFVDASYGSFLARPDAAPGDLARVPLQDAAYRVTTPLFATSSVGLPPWLSAAVPCAGKRTSIVGYVAVCDNPAEVRRMGRRDIVIALRGTCTVLEWAENVRAGLVQATDNAIASPDSSNAKVECGFWNLYKTAGDRSPSLSEMVVSEVRRLLNKYKGEEVSVTVTGHSLGAALAVLIADELAGGVAGRAQAPVAVFSFGGPRVGNRAFAERVEARGARVLRLVNAHDVVPRFPPGLPLPGYADVGRELRLDSRASPYLRPDADAACCHDLEAYIHLVDGFLGSHCPFRANAKRSILRLVKNQGGNVKQLYISKARDMHIQLEGGTDMPGSLLSSVDMPGTASTVVECVH